The window GTAATTACTGTTACTTCCACGAAGAACCATTCTTGACAAGATACTTTTCGTTTTTCTTTTTTACTAGTCTGTGATGTACCGTCAAGACGTTCTGTAATTACTATCTCTATATCTGATTTTTTATATTTTCCATAAGTTCCTTGTGTTTTAGTATAAACATCCGGAGACGGAGGTTCTGGCTCCTCATCATCGTTGTTTTGTCCATTTATAGCCTGGAACACAGTGCTGGCATAAACTGTTGGCGCTGTAAGCCATAGCAAACCATACGGGTCTGTATTATTCACAGGGTTACTCCCCACATAGCTATACAAATTCACTCCGCCTTCATATTCTACCGAATCCCTGCCGCTGAATCTTCCAGTAGATGTGTTATACATTCTGGTACGATAATAATACTGCCCACTTTCATTGTCAAGCTCCCTGCCGGTAAACTTATATCTATTGGCCAAGCCGTTGCCGGTCTCTGACTTCATCTCGCCGAAGGCGTAATACTGGTAGTTCTTCTTGAGGACGTTGGATGAGCTGATGATATTCGAAACCGAACCGAGCCCGTCGTGCATATAGTAGTAGGTCTGCCAGTTACTGTCTACATACCTGTTGACATATAGATTATCATCCAGGAACGGGGTAATGTAGGTGGCCATAAGCGCGCCCGTGCCGTCGTCAAAATAGGCGTACCTAACCACGCGGGCCGGGGTCACCAGATGGCAACGGGCCTCCAAAAGGCGGCCTAATACGTCATAGACTGTTCCATTCACAGTCTTTATCATTTAGGTTGTTCGTTAGATTTATCCTCTTTGGACCAGGGGTGGGTCTTGCGGTATTCTTCGGTCGGGATACCAGCCGCCTTGGCTT of the Candidatus Brocadiia bacterium genome contains:
- a CDS encoding RHS repeat-associated core domain-containing protein, which translates into the protein MATYITPFLDDNLYVNRYVDSNWQTYYYMHDGLGSVSNIISSSNVLKKNYQYYAFGEMKSETGNGLANRYKFTGRELDNESGQYYYRTRMYNTSTGRFSGRDSVEYEGGVNLYSYVGSNPVNNTDPYGLLWLTAPTVYASTVFQAINGQNNDDEEPEPPSPDVYTKTQGTYGKYKKSDIEIVITERLDGTSQTSKKEKRKVSCQEWFFVEVTVITEFAPGTSCESLAAPIAGTGATQIGSVCIGGAATLVYQVGARRCVENEQGLKMNRFQYVSWRCDDVFWSSGHGPATPTVVKCNYEGKIWCDYQVP